The window GTCAAGTACACGGCGGGAACCTACGCAATGGTTGAACGGGTGATGGACCAGCCGGCGGGTGCGAAGTTCCGGCCGCCGCCGGGAAATACCTAGGTGTCCCGCCTGTCCATCAGAAACATCATGTCCGGAGACCGTTTCACTTCCGGCCAGTGACGGCTCCACGCATAGAGGCCGCCCCGGTGGGCCTTTGACGGCGGCTCGATATGTAGCCTGCGGCGCACGTCGTCGAGCGGGAGCTCCAGCATCTCCTCCAGCGGCTCCGCCAGCAGCCACTTGGCCCGCCGGCCGCGCTCCCACGCCGCCAGCATGTAGGGCTGGAAACCCCATCTGTCATTTGGCAGGGCGAGCGGAGCAAAACCGAAAGCAACACCCGCCAGCACCGCCACGCCGAAGATCGGCGACTGGCCGTAAGTAAAAGCCAGCAGCGCCGCCTCGCCCAGCTCGTCGGCACCATAACCGGCGAGCGGGTGCCACAGGTCGTGGTTGTCCCGGAACCGGTCGCGGAACCACTGGCGGTCGGCGTCCACCTTCAGCTGGGGATCGTCCTCCCGGTAGGAGCTCGAAGTCGCTTCGGCGAGGCCGTAACCGTCGAGCCGCTCCTCTTCCATGTAACGTGCATAGGCGTAGCCGAACGTGTTCTTCGGCAGCCGGAGCAGGCGGGTCCGGTTCCCGGTGAGATATTCCAGCAGCGACGGTTTTTCCCTGAGAAGCTTCTGCCCGCGGGCGGTCCGGCGGAACCGCTGGAAGGCCCGTTCGAGGCCGTCGCCTTCCAGCGAAAAAACCATCTCCGCCACCTTGTCGGAGCGGCTCGTGTCTTTCACTACTTCCAGAAGAGCCTTCCCTGCCCGTCCCCACTGGTATTTGAATGCAGGCAGGCGGTCCGTCTCTCTGGCGCCCATAAGAAACCTCGCTCCCATAACCCCGGCAACCTCTTATTGAAGTTGCCGCTTGACAACCTACCTGCGCGCAGGCAGATTGTCAACGTGAATGCACGGGCGACACTGGGGACACGGGCCGAAAAAACTCACGCGGCCATTCTGGAAGCGGCTGAGGATATCTTCGCACTCAAGGGTTTTGCGGCGACGCGCCTTGAGGACATTGCCGAGAAAGTCGGCATCAAGCGGGCCTCCCTCGTTTATTACTATCCCGACAAGCAGGCCCTCTATGCCGAAGTACTGAAAGAAGTGTTTGGAGACCTGTACGAAAAAGTCTCGGCCGCATTCGGGGAAGAAGGCCCGCTGGCAGCCCGGATCGAGGCGATCTCTCTTGCCTGGGTGGACTACCTGGCTGCCCGGCCCTCGCTGCCCCGTCTCCTGCTCAGGGAGATCGCCGATGCCAGCCCCCGCCCCAGCGATGCGATTCTGAAAAGCGTGATGCCGTTCTTCCAGATGATCCAGAAGGGATACATGGAGGGAGTTCGCCAGGTGAAAAGGCCGGCAGATCCGGCAGCGGCCCTCGCGTTCTGCAGCGTGGTTTCGGGCGCGACAATCTTCCAGCTGGCCGCCATTCCGGCCCTCTCGCCGGCAGGTATCCAGATGCCCACCGGTCCGCAGATCGAACGGCTCCGCAGCGGAATATCGGAACTGGTCCGTGTCCTGCTTGCTCATGGCGGCCTGTCCGTCGAGCAGTCCGGCTGAACGCGCAGGCGGGGAAAAGGAAAAGACGATATGGAAATGGTCCCCGCCACCCAGCCGTTCCACTATGAATACGTACAGGCGAACGGACTCAGGTTTCGTGTCGCCACGGCCGGAAGCGGAGAGAAACTCGCGCTTCTGCTGCACGGGTTTCCGGAGTTTTCCCACTCATGGAGGTTCCAGATCCCGCTGCTCGCCAGACTCGGCTACCGGGTCTGGGCCCCCGATCTCCGCGGCTATGGCGGAAGCGATGCGCCCGATGGGGTCAAGAACTACCGGATCTCGGAAATACTGAAAGACATCGCCGGGCTCATTGATGCTGCCGGAGCGGAAAGTGTCACGCTCGTGGGGCACGACTGGGGGGCCTACATTGCCTGGAACTTTGCCATCCGGAAGGTCCGTCCGCTGGACCGGCTCGTCATCATGAACGTCCCCCATCCGGGCGTCATGGAACGGGCCATGGGAAAGCTCAACGATGGTTCGTTCAACTGGGCCCAGCTAAGGCGGTCCTGGTACATGTTTCTTTTCCAGATTCCCCGGCTGCCCGAGGCACTGAGCACCTGGGGTCATGCCAGGTGGCTCGCCTCGGCATTCCGCAAGCAGATCCCTGATTCCCGGCTGCTCACTGACGAGGATATCCAGGCCTACCGTGACAACGCCTGCCTGCCCGGACGGATGACGAAGATGATGAACTACTACCGGGCCATGCTGCAGGGAGATGCGCCCAAGCTGCGGAAGCATGGCTACCCGGTGATCGAAACGCCCACGCTGATGCTCTGGGGGGATGGGGATATCGCCCTTGGCAAGGAACTGACCTACGGCACGGACCGATTCGTCCGGAACCTCTCGATCCGCTATCTTCCCGGCATATCCCACCTCGTCCAGCAGCACGCGCCGGGGACCGTGAACGCCATGCTGAAGGCATGGCTCGCCGGGAGCGAGATCCCCGAAGCGCATGAACTTGGGCTGCAGCGGGCCTCCTGACTTCCCGCCCGGCAGCCCCCAGGAGATGATCCGATGAAAAGTTTCAAGAACCGGATTGCCGTCGTCACCGGTGCAGGCTCAGGCATCGGCCGGGCGACGGCCATCGCGCTGGCGAAGGAAGGCTGCGACGTGGCTGTCTCGGATATCAATGAGGCCTCCGCCGCCGAAACGGCCAAATTCATCGAAGCTCTCAGCCGGAAAGCGAGTGTGCACCGGATTGACGTCTCCAGCCGGCAGGAGATGGAAGCCTTTCCCACCGAGGTGCTGAAGACACATGGCAAGGTGAATATCATCGTCAACAACGCCGGGATCGGTATTGCCGGTTCGTTCCTGGACCAGTCAATCGAGGACTGGGAAAAGATCGTCGGGATCAACTTCTGGGGGGTCGTCTACGGCTGCAAGTTCTTCCTGCCGCACCTGCTCAAGGCAGAGGAAGGACATATCGTGAACATTTCCAGTCTTGCCGGTCTGGTGCCGGGACCGGGAATGTCATCCTATGGCGCGACCAAGTTCGCCGTGCGCGGGCTGTCGGAGGCGCTCTACAGCGAACTCAAGAAGACCCGTGTCGGAGTCACCAGCGTTCATCCCGGGATGATCAACACGAACATTCCCAAGGCGACGAAGTTCATCAACCCCAAGGATCCTGGTGCCCAGAGCCGCGGGGCGAAAGCCTTTGAGCGGTTCGGCCATCCGCCGGAGGCCGTCGCCAAGGCCATCGTAAAGGCAATCCGCAGCAACCGGCCGCGGACCATCGTCGGAGTCGAGGCCAAGGTATTCGACGCCATCCAGCGGGCCGCGCCGGAACAGTTGATCCGGTTTTCGAGCCGTCTGTCGGGACAGATCACGGGCCAGTAATCCAGTTTTCAGCACCGGAGGAAATCACCATGTCAGGACGAATGAAGTTCGGAATCTTTCTTGCCCCGTTTCATCCGGTGGATGAAAACCCCACGCTCGCGCTGGAGCGTGATCTTCAGCTCGTCCAGTGGCTGGACACCCTGGGCTACGACGAGGCCTGGATCGGCGAGCACCACTCGGCCGGGTACGAGATCATCGCGAGTCCCGAGGTGTTCATCGCCACGGCGGCCGAACGCACCCGGCACATTCGCCTCGGGACCGGCGTCTCGTCGCTCCCCTACCACCACCCCCTCATGCTGGCCGACCGGATCATGCTCCTCGACCACCTGACCCGCGGACGGGTGATGTTCGGCGTGGGCCCCGGCTCCCTCCCTTCGGACGCCACCATGATGGGTATCGAACCTGCCCAGCAGCGCGACATGATGGACGAGGCGATATCAGTGCTGGTACCGCTGCTCCGCGGAGAAACCGTCACCTGCAAGACCAGCTGGTTCGAGCTGAAAAATGCGCGGCTCCAGCTGAAGCCCTTTTCCCGCGACGGGATCGAGATCGC of the Deltaproteobacteria bacterium genome contains:
- a CDS encoding TetR family transcriptional regulator yields the protein MPLDNLPARRQIVNVNARATLGTRAEKTHAAILEAAEDIFALKGFAATRLEDIAEKVGIKRASLVYYYPDKQALYAEVLKEVFGDLYEKVSAAFGEEGPLAARIEAISLAWVDYLAARPSLPRLLLREIADASPRPSDAILKSVMPFFQMIQKGYMEGVRQVKRPADPAAALAFCSVVSGATIFQLAAIPALSPAGIQMPTGPQIERLRSGISELVRVLLAHGGLSVEQSG
- a CDS encoding alpha/beta hydrolase — translated: MVPATQPFHYEYVQANGLRFRVATAGSGEKLALLLHGFPEFSHSWRFQIPLLARLGYRVWAPDLRGYGGSDAPDGVKNYRISEILKDIAGLIDAAGAESVTLVGHDWGAYIAWNFAIRKVRPLDRLVIMNVPHPGVMERAMGKLNDGSFNWAQLRRSWYMFLFQIPRLPEALSTWGHARWLASAFRKQIPDSRLLTDEDIQAYRDNACLPGRMTKMMNYYRAMLQGDAPKLRKHGYPVIETPTLMLWGDGDIALGKELTYGTDRFVRNLSIRYLPGISHLVQQHAPGTVNAMLKAWLAGSEIPEAHELGLQRAS
- a CDS encoding SDR family NAD(P)-dependent oxidoreductase, with translation MKSFKNRIAVVTGAGSGIGRATAIALAKEGCDVAVSDINEASAAETAKFIEALSRKASVHRIDVSSRQEMEAFPTEVLKTHGKVNIIVNNAGIGIAGSFLDQSIEDWEKIVGINFWGVVYGCKFFLPHLLKAEEGHIVNISSLAGLVPGPGMSSYGATKFAVRGLSEALYSELKKTRVGVTSVHPGMINTNIPKATKFINPKDPGAQSRGAKAFERFGHPPEAVAKAIVKAIRSNRPRTIVGVEAKVFDAIQRAAPEQLIRFSSRLSGQITGQ